The following DNA comes from Henckelia pumila isolate YLH828 unplaced genomic scaffold, ASM3356847v2 CTG_461:::fragment_3, whole genome shotgun sequence.
TTGTGTATTATTTGTGCGTGTTTCTCTCTAACGCTGGATTTTTTTTTGAACTGTCTTACAGAATCAAAGCGTTTGTTCTTTGCTGCAAACCAAGGACAGGATTTCTGTTAAATCAATCGTACCCTCCATTATGACTAACCATTCAGGTGTACCTCCTTCATCTTTTCTTCCGGAGGAAACTCGATCTTTGCATGAGGTATGTGCTGAAATGCAATGTTGGAAGAATTTCACTGAAAATATCGTGGAAAAAAATTATAGCAGACTTGAATTGCCCGGTGGTTCGCCTTGCATCAGTCTTGGTTCCACCCGCATTCTGTTGAGCATCTTTGCACCACAGCCATGATGATTCCTGATTTCTTCTTTCCATTCTTTGCAGAGACAAGTTGGTGCATGGACGATGGACCACGGTCCTGGTTATCTCGGTGAGTTGCCCATGGTCTTAGTTTATGGTGGCTTTTACATGCAAAGAAAACAGTTCAGTTACTCGTTTCTCTCTCTCTTTCTTGGGTCGAGGGGGGCGGGAATGGGGAGCAGGTGGGGAGGGTAAGGGTTAGTTGTTTACTTTTATGCCAAATATGGAGTCTAACCTAAATTACAATTGATGCATTTTCAAGTGATTATTATTTGTCAAAAGCTTTTTTTAGTTTGAAAATCCTATTATTGTCTATTCGATTGTGTTTTGTGAATTAATATTCCTCCTTGAGCGACTGACACAAACAGAAGGTTTACCAATGGATAATTAAATTCCTTTGGTGCAGATGGGGTTAGTTTTTGTTGTCTGATGATGATTATGAAGAAAGTATTCAtctattattttgttatttatgtttgtaaataaaataatttactaGTTTTGATAAAAACGAAGAAATAACTAAAGGATTTATGTGACATTTGGCTTTTACGTGGTAAACATTTCTATCCATAAAGGTGAAAGGTTCCGGTGAAATATTGTTCTTATATTCAGCCGCAACCTGAACATATTAGTTGCATTGTTAATAATGTATTAATTTCCTCCTAAAAAATTCTTGAAATGTCATCTCGAGTTCTGGTTAAGGTAATCGAATTCCAGCAAAATTCCACAAGTGTGCAAGCATTTTGACAAAAAATAGTTATATTGACTTGCCTTTGTTTCACAATTCTTCAAGCTATTAGACTTCTTGGATCAATATTGGGGATTGCATTAAGTATTGTGGATTATTTGCAGGTTTGAAAGCTGGTGGCGCATTAAGAGCCGCAGGTGTTGCTTCATCACCTATTGAGAATAGAATCCCGTTGGATCCTCAGGGTTTTGGTATTCCTGAATTTTATCTCAGTCATGGTCGAAATGTTAACCTTTCATTAGGGAAGCACATGTTTGCAGCTGATAGAGCTGCCAGTCATTCCTTGCCAAGTGCTCTTGACCATGATCAAAGGATTAGAACTAATATTAATCCGGAGTCTGCATCTGGTTTGGTCGGTGGAGATAAAATAAGTATCATGGGTTCTCAGGATGAAAACAGCCTCTTTTCAAGCTCAATGTCGGATTTATTTAGTAAAAAGTGTATGCACTGCATTTCCCCTGTGCCAACTAATTCGTTGAATGTGTTCTTTTCTCAGGAACTCATGCCAGAAAAAGCACTTGAACGAtttcattttattcatttttatgttatttcTTTTGAGATGCAGACTCATTATTCCTTCTGTTTTTGTCTCATGTAGTACTATTACCTTCGAATCATTCTGCTTATGGTTACTCTTTTGGTGCCGCTGCCTCCCACTCTCAAGGGGAGGATGCTTTTGTGTCCCTTAAAGAACTTGAGGCTCTAACCATTGGTAATCTTCTTCCCGATGACGATGACTTGCTTTCTGGAGTGACTGATGGATTGGATAGCATTGCCCAATTTAATGGTGGGGAGAATGCAGAAGATCTAGACCTGTTTAGCAGTGTGGGAGGGCTGGAACTTGGAGAAGATGGCTCATTGCAAACAAAATATGAACTTTCTGATGTAAATCCAAATACTGAAATGGGAGTATCTGAGGTTTCTCAATGTGGGGAACACCCTTATGGGGAGCACCCTTCTAGAACACTTTTTGTGAGAAATATAAATAGCAATGTTGAAGATTCTGAACTACAAATGGTTTTTGAGGTACACTGTGACTATATTTTGGCTCTTCAAGTTGTGATTCAAGCAATTTCTTTTTTGGTAACATTGTTGTTGTAGTGGATtcttattttcaaatttcatatttGTAGCATTATGGGGACATTCGCACTTTGTATACAGCATGCAAGCATCGTGGCTTTGTTATGATCTCATATTATGACATACGAGCAGCATGCAATGCATTGAAAGCTCTCCAAAATAAGCAATTACGGCGTAGGAAGCTTGATATACATTTCTCAATTCCAAAGGTAATGTCAGCTATCTTGCTCTTCTGCACTGGATTTAACTAACATCATTTTTGTTATCCGTTGCTTATCTTAAACATGCAGTATGTTATGTAAACTGTCTTTGCTGGATACTTTTGACAGGAGAATCCATCAGAGAAGGATGTAAATCAGGGAACTCTTGTGATTTTCATCCATGATTCTTCAGTTTCAAATGATGAGCTCCGTGAAATCTTTGGAGTCTATGGTGATATCAAGGAGGTGACTTTTGGTGCCAACTGCCAACTTAGTACCTTACTTAGCAAGCAATTGTAGCTATTAACTATTGTTATTGGTGTAGATTCGTGAAACTCTGCCTAGAAGTCAGCACAAATTTATTGAGTTTTATGATGTTAGAGCTGCAGAATCTACTATCCGTGCGTGGAATAGGGGTGACATATCTGGAAAGCGGATTAAGATTGAACCTGGACTATCTGGTGGCTCTAAAAGGTGGACCAGACACTTATATCTGCCTTCATTTCTAATCCTCATTGTTGTTACTTTTCCTTCGTTCTGGAATATCTTCATTTATGAAACCAACCTTGCAAGTAAAACAATACGATTTTTTAGGTTTTCCAGTTAACTGAGCCTTGTTGGCTGATGGACTTTACAGAGAATACTTTATTTCCGCTGACTCCGTTGGATTTTCTGTGCTTTGTATAGAATAAGGCAGCCGTTTTCTTCAGAGCCGGAACTAGCAGAGTCTGGTATTCAATCACAACACCATAGCCTTCCTAATATCCTAGCTACTGGATTTGTTGGTAATTATAGTAGTTTTTACTTAACAGCTGTTTCGTTTCCAATTATCAGAAAAAGCTGTTAATATGTGTTCGAATGATTATTTCAGGATCTATGTCTCTTGGAGGAAGCACATCCAGTATGGATAATGGTCCATACTCAGGAACTGGAGGTCCTCCTAGTCCGCTCCTGGATAATGTGTTTCAATCAGGAGATCCATCTAGCGTATCTTACAGCTTGCCCTCTCTAATAAAGTTTGGATCAGGAAATCATTCGCTTACTAGTGAATCTGGCCACTTGAGGAACCACCTGAAATTTGAACTTCAGGGAGTGACAAACACCCATCCTCATTCACTTCCAGAGTACAAGGGTTGTTTAACAAATGGGCTTTCCCCTCTCTTTGGTTCACCAAGTAACATGGCTGCAAATATTAGTGCTCGCCCACCAGAAATTCTTGACAACCAGCAGTTTTGTAGAGTTGGTAACGATGGCAAGTCGTATGAGTTAAATGACAGTAAGTCTTCACAAGTTCCTCTGCTTTCTTTTGTATCTTTGCTAGACTTCCCGAGTTGCTGCTTAATTTGTGGGCACAAACCAAATTTGTAGGTTAATTGCATTTAGAAAATAAGTTGTCAAAGGCAGGAGTATAAACTGAGAAAGATTTTATGTCCCTTGATATGTTTGATGAAAAAAGAGATGGCATCCTTCCATTTACAATATTTCCTCCGTTTACTGTTTTTTTCCAACTGTGAGACTGTAATGAATGATATGAGCTTCATTTCAGGTTTTGGTTCCTCTGGAAATGGCAGCGGTGCTCCACCTGGCCATCACTACATGTGGAGTCATTCTTATCACCGACAACCTCAATCCAGTGCATGGCCTAATTCAACATCATTTGTCAATGGGATTGGTGCTTCTCTTCCTCAACATTTGCATGCAGTTCCTAGGGCACCTTCTCATATGCTGAATGCTCTTGTACCTCTTAACAATCAACATGTAGGGTCGGCACCATCTATGAATATCTGGGACAGACGACATGCTTATGCTGGAGAGTCACCTGATACAACCGTACTTCACCCAGGTTCCCTTGGGAACATGAGAATGTCTGGTAATTCACCACATCCGCTGGAATTCGTCCCTCATAACATCTTTTCTCGTGCTGGTGGAAATTGTATAGACCTGCCAATTCCTTCCAAAAATAATGGATTGCATCCTCAACATCAGAGAGGCATGATTTTTCCTGCAAGGGGCCAAATTATTCCTCTGATTAGTTCATTTGA
Coding sequences within:
- the LOC140871347 gene encoding protein MEI2-like 4, which translates into the protein MTNHSGVPPSSFLPEETRSLHERQVGAWTMDHGPGYLGLKAGGALRAAGVASSPIENRIPLDPQGFGIPEFYLSHGRNVNLSLGKHMFAADRAASHSLPSALDHDQRIRTNINPESASGLVGGDKISIMGSQDENSLFSSSMSDLFSKKLLLPSNHSAYGYSFGAAASHSQGEDAFVSLKELEALTIGNLLPDDDDLLSGVTDGLDSIAQFNGGENAEDLDLFSSVGGLELGEDGSLQTKYELSDVNPNTEMGVSEVSQCGEHPYGEHPSRTLFVRNINSNVEDSELQMVFEHYGDIRTLYTACKHRGFVMISYYDIRAACNALKALQNKQLRRRKLDIHFSIPKENPSEKDVNQGTLVIFIHDSSVSNDELREIFGVYGDIKEIRETLPRSQHKFIEFYDVRAAESTIRAWNRGDISGKRIKIEPGLSGGSKRIRQPFSSEPELAESGIQSQHHSLPNILATGFVGSMSLGGSTSSMDNGPYSGTGGPPSPLLDNVFQSGDPSSVSYSLPSLIKFGSGNHSLTSESGHLRNHLKFELQGVTNTHPHSLPEYKGCLTNGLSPLFGSPSNMAANISARPPEILDNQQFCRVGNDGKSYELNDSFGSSGNGSGAPPGHHYMWSHSYHRQPQSSAWPNSTSFVNGIGASLPQHLHAVPRAPSHMLNALVPLNNQHVGSAPSMNIWDRRHAYAGESPDTTVLHPGSLGNMRMSGNSPHPLEFVPHNIFSRAGGNCIDLPIPSKNNGLHPQHQRGMIFPARGQIIPLISSFDSPNERVRNHRNEGNSSQADNKKQFELDVDRILRGEDKRTTLMIKNIPNKYTSKMLLAAIDERHRGTYDFIYLPIDFKNKCNVGYAFINMTDPSLIIPFYQTFNGKKWEKFNSEKVASLAYARIQGKAALIAHFQNSSLMNEDKRCRPILFHTEGPNAGDQVPFPMGANIRPRPSQMRATISGENNQEILSGSVIGEDVYGDVSTASGKESD